The Raphanus sativus cultivar WK10039 chromosome 6, ASM80110v3, whole genome shotgun sequence sequence TGCAAGgtactaaatcataaaaatcataaatctaaactcaaatcctaaatccaaactttaaattctaaatcttaaactcaaaccctaaatcctaaaccaaaaTCTATCTTCTAAACTCAAACTGTATACgctaaattctaaatctaaactcaaatcttagaCATTGAACCCAAACCGTAAAGCCTAAACCCGAACTCTAAatcccaaaccataaacccaaactctgtATCCtaaaaatttggatttagaCTCTAGAATTTGGATTTTTGGGCTTATATTTatggtttaaggtttagagtttgagtttgggtttatagtttaagTTTAAAGTAGGTTTAAGTTAATTTAAACTGTAGGATTTCAGTTTTGGGtttaaatttagagtttaaagtaTAGAGTTTGGATCTGGATTTTGGTTTGCGTTTAGGATCtaaagtttgggtttaagattcatggtttagagtttgggtttaaggtttgagtttagatttagaatttatagtttataattttgaGTTTATGGTTCAGCTGATGGcattaaaattgttaaaattttccttattatttgttttagctattttaatttttaaaaaatttattatttatttatctatgtGGCACTAATCTATATTGCAATTTGATTGGTAATAAAAATGAgatgaatttaaaggttcattCTAGTGGTAAACTTAAATattgtttctaaattttgacCTGACTAAATGTGTACGTTATTGTGAAGTTACCATAGAGGTTTcatattgtcttttttttgttggtttagtATTGTCTTGATACAACTATCTCACAGAATTAATAACTCATCGGTAGAGCctgatattttgatttttagagcAACCATAGACCTGCTCGGTAAAAGAACTCTAGTTTATACGGTAGCTAATAAAAAAGTCAATGAGTGACTCAATTACCATATAACTTGGCTAGTGAACTAAGCTTGTCACGTGGGTATATCATATAACTTAGGCATATCcttattatatatgtaactcTAAACTAAACTAAATGGATCGTCTCATAATTTATAATAGCATAATTATTcaggattaaaaaaataactaagatgGGTTCTAGCATTAGGAGATGGACCGCACAACAATCACCATGCTTATGAGTTCTCAGCTCAACATGGCCTTGAACGGTAGCAACTTGATATGACTTGTTATGTCGTTAGCTTCCTACAAGCCATTGGATTAGCTACCAATGTTAAGCTACCTTCAGAAGCTCACAAATAACGAATGGCACTGACCATTGACTGATCCTAAAACTACGTAATCATGACCGGAACCGAAACTGTTTATACCCtacttctttttgttgttgtttttatataaaatgtattatatatatctcTCTGTGAGATATTGTATGTGACAGACTGATTATGAACTCTAAATATAGTATATAGTTACATTCAATacagaagaaacaaaatattcatgTTCTGTTAGGCCAAGGTGTCCACGGCAACTCTAGGTACTCAACTGGTTTGAGTTTGGGAAACACGGTTTTAAAATCCCATTCAAGGCCTCTAAACAAGATCCCTTTAGGTGTAGCTACGTGAGCACATGAAGATTTAGGACACATCTCTGCGTCGAGATAAGTGTTTTCGATCACGAGTGTTGCGGTTCCCAGGACTGACCGGACATTGCAAATGTGAATAGCAGGTATCTTGCTTTCACCTTTTATGAGAATGATTGGGAATGAAAACTGCATTCCTGGTTTTTTAGATCGGTGCCAACCGTAGTCTTTTCGTTTAGACTGGCATCTGTAGACAATCTCTGGGCGGATTAGCCCGGTCATTGCGTTACGGATTGTTACGTTCATGTTTACGTAGTCTGGTTCCTTGAGAGCCACGGTGTTGGAAGAGACCATGATAGCCTGTACAAGAAGGCACCATAGAGCTAGGGTTTTGAAAATGTTATTCTTAAcatccatcttttttttttcctgtaatTGATCATTCGTTAGTCTCTCTCGTAAATATATGATAAGTTCCATGGGGTTTACCTGAAACCGAAGCTGTTAaactttccttttgtttttatttggaacataacaaacaaacaaacaaaaacaaaagaaaaacgatttttttttctctgtgacaaacaaacaaatggtTACATAtgctaaaaattaatatttagtttttgatCATCAAATCTTAACAAAACTGCAAATGCTTAAACCTGTCTCGTATTATGTTTTATTCCTGTTCTCTATCTTTTTATGGGCCTATATTAAAGCAATGTCGTCCTAGACAAGACATGTTCATCGCGTTTTCAAAGTTTAGGTAATTCATTTACAGTTCACAATGAAATAAGCACGGAACTTGGTGATGAATCATGTAGGTAGCATGTAATTAGGGTCGAAGCCCTCAGCCAAAATTCCGTCCACCCTAAAATTTACCAGGTTGGGTTTAGTTTTATAAGTCTACAAAAATTAGATCTTTCGGACTAAATTCATTTAGATTTCGGATATTTGGGTCTAAGCCCGTTTAGATTAGCGCCAACCAATctgaaaatccaaaattttgtattttaatctAAA is a genomic window containing:
- the LOC108807653 gene encoding uncharacterized protein LOC108807653 — translated: MDVKNNIFKTLALWCLLVQAIMVSSNTVALKEPDYVNMNVTIRNAMTGLIRPEIVYRCQSKRKDYGWHRSKKPGMQFSFPIILIKGESKIPAIHICNVRSVLGTATLVIENTYLDAEMCPKSSCAHVATPKGILFRGLEWDFKTVFPKLKPVEYLELPWTPWPNRT